One genomic segment of Nocardioides cavernaquae includes these proteins:
- a CDS encoding heme o synthase, giving the protein MTPAQAPVADAEGPSTWKDVVGAYVGLTKPRVIELLLLTTVPVMFFAARGVPDLMLVVWTVIGGTLSAGSASAYNCVYDRDIDEQMRRTRRRALPRHIVTAHSALVFATVLAVVSTAVLWWGVNGLSAGLSLGANAFYVFVYTMLLKRRTTQNIVWGGIAGCFPALIGWTAVTGELAWAPIVLFLVVFFWTPPHTWALALRYREDYANVDVPMLPVVKPAREVGRQIVLYSWVMVATSLALWPIGNLGWFYPSAAAILGAVFLVEAHRMWGRTRGTESLSEIKPMRLFHHSNLYLSLLFVAVAIDPLITR; this is encoded by the coding sequence GTGACCCCCGCACAGGCACCTGTCGCCGACGCTGAAGGACCCTCGACGTGGAAGGACGTCGTCGGTGCCTACGTCGGCCTGACGAAGCCCCGCGTGATCGAGCTCCTGCTCCTCACGACGGTGCCGGTGATGTTCTTTGCGGCGCGCGGAGTCCCGGACCTGATGCTCGTCGTCTGGACGGTCATCGGCGGCACGCTCTCCGCTGGCTCCGCCTCGGCGTACAACTGCGTCTACGACCGCGACATCGACGAGCAGATGCGTCGCACGCGTCGTCGTGCGCTGCCGCGCCACATTGTCACGGCGCATTCCGCGCTGGTCTTCGCGACCGTGCTCGCGGTGGTTTCGACGGCTGTGCTCTGGTGGGGAGTCAACGGCCTCTCCGCTGGTCTCTCGCTCGGCGCGAACGCGTTCTACGTGTTCGTCTACACGATGCTGCTCAAGCGCCGGACCACGCAGAACATCGTCTGGGGCGGCATCGCGGGTTGCTTCCCGGCGCTGATCGGCTGGACCGCTGTCACCGGCGAGCTCGCCTGGGCCCCGATCGTGCTCTTCCTCGTGGTCTTCTTCTGGACGCCCCCGCACACGTGGGCGCTGGCGCTGCGCTACCGCGAGGACTACGCCAACGTCGACGTGCCGATGCTGCCGGTCGTGAAGCCCGCGCGCGAGGTCGGACGCCAGATCGTCCTCTACTCCTGGGTCATGGTCGCCACGTCGCTGGCGCTCTGGCCGATCGGCAACCTCGGCTGGTTCTACCCGTCGGCTGCCGCGATCCTGGGTGCCGTGTTCCTGGTCGAGGCGCACCGCATGTGGGGCCGCACGCGCGGGACCGAGTCGCTCTCGGAGATCAAGCCCATGCGGCTGTTCCATCACAGCAACCTCTACCTCTCGCTGCTGTTCGTCGCCGTCGCGATCGACCCGCTGATCACTCGCTGA